Proteins from one Hoplias malabaricus isolate fHopMal1 chromosome 2, fHopMal1.hap1, whole genome shotgun sequence genomic window:
- the LOC136687463 gene encoding CD48 antigen-like isoform X2, with the protein MSSLYRIPGAVIYLLFCCLLSTAGEEVVKLQELEGNTVIIHTGLTAVQSDAKILWFYGPEKADINIVDSQVFRGETVIDYNTERFRDRLKLNRNSGSLTIRNISREDSGLYKLLVILTSGPSDWSFRVNVYAPVLKPVIRNGTENCSVSLRDWCSPLCTVENEQDVNLSWFKDNERISNISSTVSSDCLSLPLNITISNCSTYTCVAANPVSNQTTQLKLTQLCYNKTERSAHDRHIIIPLAVLIGLCVIAAGSLILFKLCCKEKTEEQLLAENGEADYPEVKITSPNSKEAYEGKVSRETKNQDQSETVVYSHIKF; encoded by the exons ATGTCCTCACTCTACAGGATTCCTGGAGCGGTTATTTACCTGCTTTTCTGCT GTCTGCTGTCCACAGCTGGAGAAGAGGTTGTTAAACTGCAGGAGCTGGAGGGAAACACTGTGataattcacactggattaacTGCAGTTCAGAGTGATGCTAAGATCCTGTGGTTCTATGGACCTGAGAAAGCAGATATAAACATAGTGGACAGTCAGGTCTTTAGAGGAGAGACTGTTATAGACTATAACACAGAGAGATTCAGAGACAGACTGAAGCTGAACAGAAACAGTGGATCTTTAACCATTAGAAACATCAGCAGAGAAGATTCTGGACTTTATAAATTACTAGTTATTCTTACTAGTGGACCCTCAGACTGGAGTTTCAGAGTTAATGTCTATG ctccagtattaaagccaGTAATTAGAAATGGAACAGAAAACTGCTCAGTGAGTCTGAGAGACTGGTGTTCTCCTCTGTGCACTGTGGAGAATGAGCAGGATGTGAACTTGTCCTGGTTTAAAGATAATGAGAGAATCTCCAACATCAGCAGCACAGTCTCCAGTGACTGTCTATCTCTCCCCCTGAATATAACCATCTCAAACTGTTCTACTTACACCTGTGTAGCTGCTAATCCAGTCAGCAACCAAACCACACAGCTCAAACTTACACAGCTATGTTATAATAAAACAG aaagaaGTGCTCATGACAGGCATATCATCATTCCACTGGCTGTCCTGATTGGTCTGTGTGTGATTGCTGCTGgatcattaattttatttaaattgtgttgcAAAGAGAAGACCGAAGAACAAC TATTAGCTGAAAATGGTGAGGCGGATTATCCTGAAGTGAAAATCACATCTCCGAATTCAAAAGAAGCTTATGAG GGCAAAGTTTCCAGAGAGACAAAAAATCAAGACCAGAGTGAGACCGTGGTGTACTCGCATATCAAGTTCTAA
- the LOC136687463 gene encoding SLAM family member 5-like isoform X1: MSSLYRIPGAVIYLLFCCLLSTAGEEVVKLQELEGNTVIIHTGLTAVQSDAKILWFYGPEKADINIVDSQVFRGETVIDYNTERFRDRLKLNRNSGSLTIRNISREDSGLYKLLVILTSGPSDWSFRVNVYAPVLKPVIRNGTENCSVSLRDWCSPLCTVENEQDVNLSWFKDNERISNISSTVSSDCLSLPLNITISNCSTYTCVAANPVSNQTTQLKLTQLCYNKTERSAHDRHIIIPLAVLIGLCVIAAGSLILFKLCCKEKTEEQLLAENGEADYPEVKITSPNSKEAYEGRGGSRAYLESLGARREYILEGTPVLHRATQTHTHSLTPTDTFESATCVFGLWEETGAPGGNPRGHRENTPTPHRQSPGAGIEPTTSSPWSCVTATLPAAPSCRRI, from the exons ATGTCCTCACTCTACAGGATTCCTGGAGCGGTTATTTACCTGCTTTTCTGCT GTCTGCTGTCCACAGCTGGAGAAGAGGTTGTTAAACTGCAGGAGCTGGAGGGAAACACTGTGataattcacactggattaacTGCAGTTCAGAGTGATGCTAAGATCCTGTGGTTCTATGGACCTGAGAAAGCAGATATAAACATAGTGGACAGTCAGGTCTTTAGAGGAGAGACTGTTATAGACTATAACACAGAGAGATTCAGAGACAGACTGAAGCTGAACAGAAACAGTGGATCTTTAACCATTAGAAACATCAGCAGAGAAGATTCTGGACTTTATAAATTACTAGTTATTCTTACTAGTGGACCCTCAGACTGGAGTTTCAGAGTTAATGTCTATG ctccagtattaaagccaGTAATTAGAAATGGAACAGAAAACTGCTCAGTGAGTCTGAGAGACTGGTGTTCTCCTCTGTGCACTGTGGAGAATGAGCAGGATGTGAACTTGTCCTGGTTTAAAGATAATGAGAGAATCTCCAACATCAGCAGCACAGTCTCCAGTGACTGTCTATCTCTCCCCCTGAATATAACCATCTCAAACTGTTCTACTTACACCTGTGTAGCTGCTAATCCAGTCAGCAACCAAACCACACAGCTCAAACTTACACAGCTATGTTATAATAAAACAG aaagaaGTGCTCATGACAGGCATATCATCATTCCACTGGCTGTCCTGATTGGTCTGTGTGTGATTGCTGCTGgatcattaattttatttaaattgtgttgcAAAGAGAAGACCGAAGAACAAC TATTAGCTGAAAATGGTGAGGCGGATTATCCTGAAGTGAAAATCACATCTCCGAATTCAAAAGAAGCTTATGAG ggtcgcggggggtccagagcctacctggaatcattgggcgcaaggcgggaatacatcctggaggggacaccagtccttcacagggcaacacagacacacacacattcactcacacctacggacacgttcgagtctgcaacatgtgtttttggactgtgggaggaaaccggagcacccggaggaaacccacgcggacacagggagaacacaccaactcctcacagacagtcacccggagcgggaatcgaacccacaacctccagcccctggagctgtgtgactgcgacactacctgctgcgccatcgtgccgccgGATCTGA
- the LOC136687454 gene encoding sterile alpha motif domain-containing protein 3-like: MRTKFAIPGSGRKRTSEVVQLQFKAGRRLAVNGAVATEVCMEERNITEIVKTMAEEVKKVRPDMLFLQEQMTKTRGYRRTYISSHSTREILMEFPCLKLPEILLLEMKDLQHIDIDKQVTTVLSKMAPMILLRASRTAVIKRCLETIEDCQEGPVKKGLQLEAAILCLPSLFSEDSSLLFTAEESDTLDIVTPQIILSGCKEGVPLQYSLVKVTMDKEIMVDDCTDVSLALGVLFSTYFVFGVEYPKGLKKTLTFLEAFVFKMKEERFLPITLKRVFNSLCE, encoded by the exons ATGAGAACAAAGTTTGCAATTCCAGGTTCTGGCAGAAAGCGTACATCTGAGGTTGTCCAATTACAATTTAAAGCAGGGAGAAGACTTGCT GTTAATGGTGCTGTTGCAACTGAAGTGTGTATGGAGGAGAGAAACATAACCGAAATTGTCAAGACAATGGCTGAGGAGGTAAAGAAGGTCCGACCAGATATGCTGTTTCTACAAGAGCAGATGACAAAGACAAGAGGATACAGAAGAACATATATCTCCTCCCATTCTACAAGAGAGATTTTAATGGAATTCCCTTGCCTTAAGTTGCCTGAAATT CTGCTTTTGGAAATGAAAGATCTCCAACACATTGACATAGACAAGCAagtcactacagtgctgagcaaAATGGCCCCCATGATTTTACTGCGAGCATCTCGCACTGCAGTGATTAAGAGATGTCTGGAGACCATTGAGGACTGCCAAGAAGGTCCTGTAAAAAAAG GTCTGCAGTTAGAGGCAGCCATCCTGTGCCTTCCGTCTCTGTTCAGTGAGGATTCCTCACTTCTCTTCACAGCTGAGGAA TCAGACACATTAGATATCGTCACACCACAGATTATTTTAAGTGGCTGTAAGGAGGGAGTTCCCTTGCAGTACAGTTTGGTGAAAGTCACCATGGACAAGGAGATCATGGTGGACGACTGCACAGATGTCTCGCTTGCCCTTGGTGTACTCTTCAGCACTTACTTTGTGTTTGGGGTGGAGTACCCTAAAGGACTTAAAAAAACTCTTACATTCCTTGAagcatttgtatttaaaatgaagGAGGAAAGATTCCTTCCAATTACGCTGAAGCGAGTATTCAATTCTCTCTGTGAGTAg
- the LOC136687477 gene encoding CD48 antigen-like has translation MDSRRRAFIQFVIFITGLPSTAGEEVVKLQELEGNTVIIHTGLTAIQSDAQILWFYGPEKADANIVNSQVFRGETVIDYYTERFRDRLQLNRNSGSLTIRNISREDSGVYKLHIITGRISDCSFRVNVYAPVSKPVMRNLNKIQSVSQRDRCSVLCTVENGKDVNLSWFENKERISSIDSRDSSDHLSLSLNVTIPNDSTYTCVAANPVSNRTTQLHITQLCYINTGLSSGQVYCPVEPVVRLVLSAVVALATVSILIYHFSSKTESDGDDSKL, from the exons ATGGATTCCAGAAGAAGAGCTTTCATCCAATTCGTCATCTTCATCACAG GTCTGCCTTCCACAGCTGGAGAAGAGGTTGTTAAACTGCAGGAGCTGGAGGGAAACACTGTGataattcacactggattaacTGCAATTCAGAGTGATGCTCAGATTCTGTGGTTCTATGGACCTGAGAAAGCAGATGCAAACATAGTGAACAGTCAGGTCTTTAGAGGAGAGACTGTTATAGACTATTACACAGAGAGATTCAGAGACAgactgcagctgaacagaaacagTGGATCTTTAACCATCAGAAACATCAGCAGAGAAGATTCTGGAGTTTATAAATTACACATCATCACTGGAAGGATCTCAGACTGCAGTTTCAGAGTTAATGTCTACG CTCCAGTATCAAAGCCAGTCATGagaaatctaaataaaatacagtCAGTGAGTCAGAGAGACCGGTGTTCAGTTCTGTGCACTGTGGAGAATGGGAAGGATGTGAACTTGTCCtggtttgaaaataaagagagaatCTCCAGCATTGACAGCAGAGACTCCAgtgatcatctctctctctctctgaatgtaaCCATCCCAAATGATTCTACTTACACCTGTGTAGCTGCTAATCCAGTCAGCAACCGAACTACACAACTCCACATTACACAACTCTGTTACATTAACACAG gcctgTCCAGTGGTCAGGTTTATTGTCCAGTTGAGCCTGTGGTCCGATTGGTTCTCTCTGCTGTGGTGGCACTGGCAACTGTTTCCATCCTGATTTATCACTTTTCATCCAAAACAGAATCAGACGGAGATGATAGTAAACTgtaa